In Synechocystis sp. PCC 6714, the following are encoded in one genomic region:
- a CDS encoding DUF1257 domain-containing protein — MSHFSTLRTKITNAEVLTSSLNDLGITTKTEADVRGYNGQRIRADIVAVLDGDYDLGWSRNGDGSFDLIADLWGVAKKHNQTELINSINQKYAVNQTLAEVKQRGLQNANVKLVVH, encoded by the coding sequence ATGTCTCATTTCAGCACTCTCCGTACTAAGATCACGAACGCTGAAGTTTTAACCTCTTCCCTCAATGACCTCGGCATTACCACCAAGACCGAAGCTGATGTGCGGGGCTACAATGGCCAACGCATCCGGGCCGACATTGTGGCTGTGTTGGATGGCGATTACGATTTAGGCTGGTCCCGCAACGGTGATGGTTCCTTCGACTTGATCGCCGATCTTTGGGGTGTGGCCAAGAAACACAATCAAACCGAGTTGATCAACTCCATTAACCAAAAATACGCCGTTAATCAAACCTTGGCCGAGGTGAAACAACGGGGCTTACAAAACGCCAATGTTAAGTTAGTCGTACACTAA
- a CDS encoding AAA family ATPase yields MQEELSVLLKAQYPLIYLVTSEEERAEQAVYRIVQEVTQHQRLFVWTVTHGFREYGVTQQKTHHNTISPEAAIEWVVRQEPGIFIFKDLHPFIASPAVTRWLREAIASFKGTEKAIVLMSPYQETPIELEKDVVVLDFALPDLATLDGVLSQQLGKARPTLGQDSREKLLKAALGLTKDEAEKVYRKAYVKAGQLTEEEVEIVLSEKKQLIRRNGILDYIEEDETIRAVGGLEELKKWLTQRSDAFTERAREYGLPQPKGMLILGVPGCGKSLIAKTTSRLWGLPLLRLDMGRVYDGSMVGRSEANLRNALKTAESISPAILFIDELDKAFAGGAGSGDSDGGTSSRIFGSFLTWMQEKTSPVFVMATANRVDRLPGEFLRKGRFDEIFFVDLPSSEEREAIFRIHLHKRRKDTSRFDLGELAGTSDGFSGAEIEQAIVAAMYEAFAQEREFNQLDIIAAIKSTLPLSRTMVEQVTALRDWARQRARPASASVAEYQRLEF; encoded by the coding sequence ATGCAAGAAGAGCTGAGTGTACTCCTGAAAGCTCAATATCCCCTGATTTATCTCGTTACTTCCGAGGAGGAACGGGCCGAGCAAGCGGTGTATCGCATCGTTCAGGAGGTTACCCAGCACCAACGTCTGTTTGTTTGGACCGTTACCCATGGCTTTCGGGAATACGGCGTCACCCAACAGAAAACCCATCACAATACCATCTCCCCCGAGGCGGCCATTGAATGGGTGGTGCGCCAGGAACCGGGCATTTTCATTTTCAAAGACCTCCATCCTTTCATTGCTTCCCCGGCGGTGACCCGGTGGTTACGGGAGGCGATCGCCAGCTTTAAGGGCACAGAAAAGGCGATCGTGCTTATGTCCCCCTACCAGGAAACCCCCATTGAACTGGAAAAGGATGTGGTGGTCTTAGATTTTGCCTTGCCGGATTTGGCCACCCTGGATGGGGTGCTCAGCCAGCAATTGGGTAAAGCCCGCCCTACCTTGGGCCAGGATTCCCGGGAAAAACTGCTTAAGGCAGCCCTGGGCTTGACTAAGGACGAAGCGGAAAAGGTTTACCGCAAAGCCTACGTCAAAGCTGGACAGTTAACGGAAGAGGAGGTGGAAATTGTACTCTCCGAGAAAAAGCAGTTGATCCGCCGCAACGGTATCCTTGACTACATCGAGGAGGATGAAACTATCCGGGCCGTGGGGGGATTGGAAGAACTGAAGAAATGGTTGACCCAACGTTCTGACGCTTTTACGGAACGGGCCCGGGAGTACGGTCTGCCCCAACCCAAAGGCATGTTGATCCTAGGGGTGCCCGGTTGTGGTAAGTCTTTGATTGCCAAAACCACTTCCCGGCTCTGGGGTTTGCCCCTATTGCGTCTGGATATGGGGCGAGTCTATGACGGTTCCATGGTGGGGCGATCGGAGGCGAATCTCCGCAACGCCTTGAAAACCGCTGAGTCCATTTCCCCGGCCATTTTGTTCATTGATGAATTGGACAAAGCCTTTGCTGGGGGAGCCGGTTCCGGAGACTCCGACGGGGGCACTTCCAGCCGCATCTTTGGCAGTTTCCTCACTTGGATGCAGGAAAAAACTTCCCCTGTATTCGTCATGGCTACGGCCAACCGGGTCGATCGCCTACCGGGGGAATTTCTCCGCAAGGGACGGTTTGACGAAATCTTTTTCGTTGACCTGCCTTCTTCCGAAGAGCGGGAAGCCATTTTCCGTATCCACCTCCATAAACGGCGCAAAGACACCTCCCGTTTTGATCTGGGGGAATTGGCCGGTACCTCCGACGGTTTTTCCGGAGCCGAAATTGAGCAGGCGATCGTAGCAGCCATGTACGAGGCCTTTGCCCAAGAAAGAGAATTTAACCAGCTCGACATCATCGCAGCGATCAAATCGACGTTGCCCCTGTCGCGCACTATGGTAGAGCAGGTCACCGCGCTTCGAGACTGGGCCCGACAAAGGGCTCGGCCTGCCTCCGCTTCCGTGGCTGAATATCAGCGACTGGAGTTCTAA
- a CDS encoding circularly permuted type 2 ATP-grasp protein, giving the protein MQLQSYDPGNFYDELFSAPGQPRPQAAPLIDWMGQLSPETLRQHHETAQIALFNLGVTFRVYNDDQGVERIFPVDIIPRIIAEAEWRSLEKGLKQRIKALNCFLTDVYGPQKIIKDGIIPLDIVESASGFLKPCIGIKPPAGVWCHITGTDLVRDGQGKWFVLEDNLRVPSGISYVLENRRVMKSTFPDMFQTIPIQPVDSYPSQLLETLLNLASPHLAAPVVVVLTPGINNSAYFEHSFLAQQMGVELVEGRDLVVADGYLQMRTTKGLQRVDVVYRRLDDDFIDPEVFRPDSLLGVAGLMEVYRQGRVALANAPGTGVADDKVIYAYVPEMIDYYLKEEPLLANVPTYLCWREEDRNYVLDHLAELVVKSANEAGGYGMLMGPSASPQERSQFAERIRHNPRNYIAQPVLNLSRVPTLIGDQVEGRHVDLRPYILNRGDEIYVHPGGLTRVALRRGSLVVNSSQGGGSKDTWVLQGSGE; this is encoded by the coding sequence ATGCAACTTCAAAGCTACGATCCAGGCAATTTCTACGACGAACTTTTTTCTGCCCCAGGGCAACCCCGACCCCAGGCGGCCCCCCTAATTGATTGGATGGGACAGTTATCCCCCGAAACCCTCAGGCAGCACCATGAAACGGCCCAAATTGCCCTTTTTAACCTAGGAGTAACTTTTCGGGTCTATAACGACGACCAGGGGGTAGAGCGCATTTTCCCCGTAGATATTATTCCCCGCATCATTGCCGAGGCCGAATGGCGATCGCTAGAGAAAGGATTAAAACAGCGCATCAAAGCCTTGAACTGCTTTTTAACCGACGTCTACGGCCCCCAGAAAATTATTAAAGACGGCATTATTCCCCTCGACATTGTCGAATCCGCCAGTGGATTCCTAAAACCCTGCATTGGCATTAAGCCCCCCGCTGGAGTCTGGTGTCACATCACCGGCACCGACTTGGTTAGGGACGGCCAAGGCAAATGGTTTGTGCTGGAAGATAATCTGCGGGTGCCCTCCGGCATCTCCTATGTACTGGAAAATCGGCGGGTGATGAAAAGTACTTTTCCCGATATGTTCCAAACTATCCCCATTCAACCAGTGGACAGTTACCCCAGCCAATTACTGGAAACTTTGCTTAACCTTGCCTCGCCCCATCTGGCCGCCCCAGTGGTGGTGGTTTTAACCCCAGGCATTAATAATTCTGCTTACTTTGAGCATTCTTTCCTGGCCCAACAAATGGGAGTAGAACTGGTGGAAGGTCGGGATTTAGTGGTGGCTGATGGCTATCTACAAATGCGTACCACCAAGGGTTTGCAACGGGTGGATGTGGTGTACCGTCGCTTGGACGATGATTTTATCGACCCAGAGGTATTCCGACCCGATTCTCTTTTAGGGGTAGCAGGGTTAATGGAAGTGTATCGCCAAGGTCGGGTTGCCCTAGCAAATGCCCCGGGGACAGGGGTGGCGGACGATAAAGTTATCTATGCCTATGTGCCGGAGATGATTGACTACTATCTCAAGGAAGAACCTCTCTTGGCCAATGTGCCCACCTATCTCTGTTGGCGGGAAGAGGATAGAAACTATGTGCTGGATCACCTGGCGGAACTAGTCGTTAAATCCGCCAATGAAGCTGGGGGATACGGTATGTTGATGGGTCCCAGTGCCAGCCCCCAGGAAAGGTCCCAATTTGCCGAACGGATTCGCCACAATCCCCGCAACTACATTGCCCAGCCGGTGCTAAATCTTTCCCGGGTGCCCACTTTGATTGGTGATCAAGTGGAAGGTCGCCATGTGGATCTCCGTCCCTATATCCTCAACCGGGGTGATGAAATTTATGTTCATCCCGGTGGTTTAACCAGGGTAGCTTTGCGTAGGGGATCTTTAGTCGTTAATTCTTCCCAGGGGGGCGGCAGTAAGGATACCTGGGTGTTGCAGGGATCCGGAGAATAG
- the accD gene encoding acetyl-CoA carboxylase, carboxyltransferase subunit beta, translating into MSLFDWFANREKAEPPMLQPQSPQEREVADGLWTKCPACGVLTYTKDLQSNWLVCAECGHHLRVDSDERIRQLIDAKTWQPINEHLQPTDPLKFKDRKSYKDRIRDTQKATELTDAVQTGHGRLDGLPIALGVMDFRFMGGSMGSVVGEKLCRLIEYATLERLPVVIICASGGARMQEGMLSLMQMAKISGALQKHREQKLLYIPVLTHPTTGGVTASFAMLGDLILAEPKATIGFAGRRVIEQTLREKLPEDFQTSEYLLHHGFVDAIVPRPQLKRTLAQLISLHQPFYPILPPLNADAKQVNPELVLSHTTLAVDNQVSVNQDS; encoded by the coding sequence ATGTCTCTATTTGATTGGTTTGCCAACCGTGAAAAAGCTGAGCCCCCCATGCTCCAGCCCCAATCTCCCCAGGAAAGGGAAGTGGCAGATGGGCTATGGACTAAGTGCCCGGCCTGTGGCGTGCTGACCTACACCAAGGATCTGCAAAGTAATTGGTTAGTCTGTGCCGAGTGTGGACACCATCTAAGGGTGGACAGTGACGAACGGATTCGTCAACTAATTGACGCCAAGACCTGGCAACCTATCAACGAACATTTACAACCGACGGATCCCCTCAAATTCAAGGACCGCAAATCCTATAAGGATCGGATCCGGGACACCCAAAAAGCGACGGAGTTGACCGATGCGGTGCAGACGGGCCATGGCCGCCTAGATGGTCTACCGATCGCCTTGGGGGTAATGGATTTCCGTTTTATGGGGGGCAGTATGGGGTCCGTGGTGGGGGAAAAACTCTGCCGCTTGATTGAGTATGCCACTCTGGAAAGATTGCCCGTGGTTATTATTTGCGCTTCCGGTGGAGCCAGGATGCAGGAAGGGATGTTGAGCCTGATGCAAATGGCCAAAATTTCTGGGGCCTTGCAGAAACATCGGGAGCAAAAGCTATTGTATATTCCCGTTTTAACCCATCCCACCACCGGCGGTGTAACGGCTAGCTTTGCCATGTTGGGGGATCTAATTTTGGCCGAACCCAAAGCCACCATTGGTTTTGCCGGCCGGCGAGTGATTGAACAAACGTTACGGGAAAAGTTGCCCGAAGATTTTCAGACTTCTGAATATTTACTGCACCACGGCTTTGTGGATGCCATTGTGCCCCGGCCCCAACTGAAAAGAACTTTGGCGCAACTGATTAGTCTGCACCAGCCCTTTTATCCGATTTTGCCCCCCCTCAATGCCGATGCTAAGCAGGTCAACCCAGAGTTAGTGCTGAGCCACACCACTTTGGCAGTGGATAATCAGGTTTCCGTCAATCAAGATAGTTAA
- a CDS encoding cell wall metabolism sensor histidine kinase WalK: MEIITLAIGGAIGFGIGAIERFRLNNKIKNLLTGLPDTQEVSHSLSLVSLVRREISYFKSLSAEYLETIDHWRGVMSLSPLGYLLIDQENNLEWCNPAAQTLLHIRYWQPGERRLFLEFIRSYELDRLIERTRQTQASQTREWSFFPPLTAAMESRENGRQFQLTPESILLRGSGFPLRDGKVAVFVENRQTLAALRQGRDQAFSDLAHELRTPLTAVALIAERLQARLPAEDGDWAERLLKEISRLQNLVESWLNLTQITANPNLYLEPEPINLRHLLAITWERLTPIAAVKNISLDYQGPAELNLEGDGDRLMQVLMNILDNTLKYSPPEGTIFVEGYQSKQGITMGIRDQGLGFQPRDLPYIFERLYRGDSSRARLHPDSQRHGSGLGLAIAKEIVLAHGGNLTAVNHETGGAMFTIELPHQPKTENV; this comes from the coding sequence ATGGAAATAATTACTTTGGCGATCGGTGGGGCAATTGGTTTTGGCATTGGGGCAATCGAACGGTTTCGGCTGAATAATAAAATCAAAAATTTGCTAACGGGACTGCCGGATACCCAAGAAGTTTCCCATTCCCTTTCCCTCGTTTCCCTGGTACGGCGAGAAATTAGCTATTTCAAAAGTCTTTCTGCAGAATATTTAGAGACCATTGACCACTGGCGGGGAGTGATGTCCCTTTCTCCCCTGGGTTATTTGCTCATTGATCAGGAAAATAATTTGGAGTGGTGCAATCCTGCGGCCCAAACTTTACTCCATATTCGCTATTGGCAACCGGGGGAAAGGCGACTTTTTTTAGAGTTTATTCGTTCTTATGAACTGGATCGTTTAATCGAGCGCACCCGCCAAACTCAAGCTAGCCAGACTAGGGAATGGTCTTTTTTCCCGCCCCTCACCGCCGCCATGGAAAGTCGGGAAAATGGCCGTCAGTTTCAATTAACGCCGGAATCAATTTTGCTCAGGGGGTCAGGATTTCCTCTGAGGGATGGCAAAGTGGCCGTATTTGTGGAAAATCGCCAAACTTTAGCGGCCCTGCGCCAAGGTCGAGATCAGGCTTTTTCCGATCTTGCCCACGAGTTAAGAACCCCTTTAACAGCGGTGGCTTTAATTGCGGAACGTTTACAGGCCCGACTACCTGCCGAAGATGGAGACTGGGCTGAGCGGTTGCTGAAGGAGATTTCCCGTTTGCAAAATTTGGTGGAAAGTTGGCTTAATTTAACCCAAATAACCGCTAATCCCAATCTTTACCTGGAACCAGAACCGATTAATTTACGCCATTTGCTTGCCATTACCTGGGAACGATTAACCCCGATCGCCGCGGTGAAAAATATCAGCCTAGACTACCAAGGGCCAGCGGAGTTGAATTTAGAAGGGGACGGCGATCGCCTGATGCAAGTATTGATGAACATTTTGGACAACACGCTGAAATATAGCCCACCGGAAGGAACCATTTTTGTGGAAGGTTATCAGAGCAAACAAGGGATAACCATGGGGATTAGGGATCAAGGCCTAGGATTTCAACCGAGGGATTTACCCTACATTTTTGAGCGACTTTATCGAGGCGATAGTTCCCGTGCTCGTCTACATCCCGATAGTCAGCGCCATGGCAGTGGCCTGGGTTTGGCGATCGCCAAGGAAATTGTCCTGGCCCACGGAGGAAATTTAACGGCGGTTAATCATGAAACTGGCGGAGCAATGTTCACCATTGAATTGCCCCATCAGCCGAAGACTGAAAACGTCTAG
- the thrS gene encoding threonine--tRNA ligase has product MAKTVVSPDTIALPRTSESEQLKKIRHTTSHVMAMAVQKIFPKAQVTIGPWTETGFYYDFDVEEPFTEADLKAIKKEMVKIINKKLPVIREEISREEARQRIESIQEPYKLEILDGIHEPITIYHLGDQWWDLCAGPHLESTADINPKAIALESVAGAYWRGDANKAQLQRIYGTAWETPEQLAEYQRRKEEALKRDHRKLGKELGLFIFADPVGPGLPLWTPKGTIIRTILEDFLKQEQIKRGYLPVVTPHIARVDLFKQSGHWQKYHEDMFPMMAESPEEAAQEMGFVLRPMNCPFHIQIYKSELRSYRDLPLRLAEFGTVYRYEQSGELGGLTRVRGFTVDDSHLFVAPEQLDAEFLSVVDLILTVFKSLQLKNFKARLSFRDPESDKYIGSDEAWEKAQGAIRRAVQELEMDYFEAPGEAAFYGPKLDFIFQDALEREWQLGTVQVDYNLPERFDLEYIAADGSRQRPVMIHRAPFGSLERLIGILIEEYAGDFPLWLAPIQVRLLAVSDEFLPFAQSVVKQMQALGLRAEVDTSGDRLGKMIRNAEKQKIPVMAVIGAKEVEANALNIRTRASGELGEIPVTGVLEKLQATVANHDTW; this is encoded by the coding sequence ATGGCCAAAACCGTAGTTTCCCCCGATACCATTGCCCTTCCCCGTACCAGTGAGTCGGAGCAACTTAAAAAAATTCGCCACACCACTTCCCATGTCATGGCCATGGCAGTACAAAAAATCTTTCCCAAAGCCCAAGTGACCATTGGTCCCTGGACGGAAACGGGTTTTTACTATGATTTTGACGTGGAAGAACCCTTTACAGAGGCAGATTTAAAGGCCATTAAAAAAGAGATGGTGAAAATAATTAATAAAAAACTGCCGGTGATTCGGGAAGAAATTAGCCGGGAAGAAGCCAGGCAAAGAATTGAATCAATCCAAGAACCCTACAAATTAGAAATCCTCGATGGCATCCACGAACCCATTACCATTTACCATCTGGGGGATCAGTGGTGGGACCTCTGTGCTGGGCCCCATTTGGAATCCACAGCGGACATTAATCCCAAGGCGATCGCCTTAGAAAGTGTGGCCGGAGCCTACTGGCGGGGGGATGCCAACAAAGCTCAGCTACAACGGATTTACGGCACTGCCTGGGAAACCCCGGAACAACTGGCGGAATATCAACGGCGCAAGGAAGAAGCCTTAAAAAGGGATCACCGCAAACTAGGCAAAGAATTGGGGCTATTTATTTTTGCTGACCCGGTGGGCCCCGGCTTACCCCTCTGGACCCCCAAAGGAACGATTATTCGCACCATCCTAGAGGATTTCCTCAAACAGGAACAAATTAAACGGGGTTATTTACCCGTGGTTACTCCCCACATTGCCCGGGTGGACTTATTTAAACAATCGGGACACTGGCAAAAATACCACGAAGACATGTTCCCCATGATGGCGGAATCCCCGGAGGAAGCGGCCCAGGAAATGGGCTTTGTACTCAGGCCGATGAACTGCCCCTTCCACATTCAAATTTATAAAAGTGAACTGCGCTCCTATCGGGATTTGCCCCTGCGCCTAGCGGAATTTGGCACTGTTTACCGCTACGAACAATCGGGGGAACTGGGGGGGCTAACCAGGGTGCGGGGCTTTACGGTGGATGATTCCCACCTGTTTGTCGCTCCAGAGCAATTGGATGCCGAATTTTTGAGTGTGGTGGATTTAATTCTGACCGTGTTCAAAAGTTTGCAATTAAAAAACTTTAAAGCCCGGCTCTCTTTTCGGGATCCAGAGTCCGATAAGTACATTGGCTCCGACGAAGCCTGGGAAAAGGCTCAGGGGGCCATCCGTCGAGCGGTCCAGGAATTGGAGATGGATTATTTTGAAGCCCCAGGGGAAGCGGCTTTTTATGGGCCAAAACTGGATTTCATTTTCCAAGATGCCCTGGAACGGGAATGGCAATTGGGCACGGTGCAGGTGGATTACAATCTGCCGGAACGCTTTGATTTGGAATATATTGCCGCCGATGGTTCCCGCCAACGCCCCGTTATGATTCACCGGGCTCCTTTTGGTTCCTTGGAACGGTTAATTGGCATTCTCATCGAAGAATATGCGGGGGATTTTCCCCTCTGGTTAGCTCCCATTCAGGTGCGTCTGCTGGCGGTGAGTGATGAGTTTTTACCCTTTGCCCAATCCGTTGTTAAACAAATGCAAGCCCTTGGTCTAAGGGCGGAAGTGGATACCAGTGGCGATCGCCTAGGGAAAATGATTCGCAATGCGGAAAAACAAAAAATACCCGTGATGGCGGTTATTGGTGCCAAAGAGGTGGAGGCCAATGCCCTCAATATTCGCACCAGGGCTTCGGGGGAATTGGGAGAAATTCCTGTAACTGGAGTGTTGGAAAAATTACAGGCAACGGTGGCCAACCACGACACTTGGTAG